The sequence accacctgcagcagcaacagctCTAGAGAGAGTTCACTGACTGGGGCAtcactggagagagaaagagagagagagagagctcactgACTGGGGCAtcactggagagggagagagagagagagctcactgACTGGGGcatcactggagagagagagctcactGACTGGGGcatcactggagagagagagagggagagagagagctcactGACTGGGCcatcactggagagagagaggaagagagagagagagatcactgacTGGGGcatcactggagagagagagagagggagagagagggggcgagagagagagagctcaatgACTGGGGcatcactggagagagagagagagagagctcactgACTGGGGcatcactggagagagagagagagagagaggacagaggaggggggagagaaaggagaggatagaggaaggaGACGGGAGGGTGTTAGGAAACACTCGAATCCAAATACAAATACACACTGcagctctccaggaccaggggTGGCAACCACTGCTGGCCACAGTTGAGCCACgtaggtgtacctgtagaggagGACGTtgtaggggaggagggagtgtaCCTGTAGAGGAGGACGTtgtaggggaggagggagtgtaCCTGTAGAGGAGGACGTtgtaggggaggagggagtgtaCCTGTAGAGGAGGACGTtgtaggggaggagggagtgtaCCTGTAGAGGAGGACGTtgtaggggaggagggagtgtaCCTGTAGAGGAGGACGTtgtaggggaggagggagtgtaCCTGTAGAGGAGGACGTtgtaggggaggagggagtgtaCCTGTAGAGGAGGACGTTGTAGGGGAGGAAGGAGTGTACCTGTAGAGGAGGACGTTGTAGGGGAGAAGGGAGTGTACCTGTAGAGGAGGACGTTGTAGGGGAGTTGGGAGTGTACCTGTAGAGGAGGACGTTGTAGGGGAGTTGGGAGTGTACCTGTAGAGGAGGACGTTGTAGGGGAGGAGGGCGTGTACCTGTAGAGGAGGACGTTGTAGGGGAGGAGGGCGTGTACCTGTAGAGGAGGACGTTGTAGGGGAGGAGGGCGTGTACCTGTAGAGGAGGACGTTGTAGGGGAGGAGGGCGTGTACCTGTAGAGGAGGACGTtgtaggggaggagggagtgtaCCTGTAGAGGAGGACGTTGTAGGGGAGGAGGGCGTGTACCTGTAGAGGAGGACGTTGTaggggaggaaggcagggaggaAGACCTTTATCATCCTGATGGGCAGCCACAGCATCAGGAGGACGATAGAACCAAACACCACCTAGGGGGACAAGAGGAGAGATCAAACACACCTTTAATGATCGGCACATAATCAAAGTAGAGCCAGAGCTGGCATGGAACTACTTGTTAGGAACAATGTATTGTACCACAGACAGGATGAACCTGCGGATGTGTCTGTAGATGTACGTACCACAGACAGGATGAACCTGCGGATGTGTCTGTAGATGTACGTACCACAGACAGGATGAACCTGCGGATGTGTCTGTAGATGTACGTACCACAGACAGGATGAACCTGCGGATGTGTCTGTAGATGTACGTACCACAGACAGGATGAACCTGCGGATGTGTCTGTAGATGTACGTACCACAGACAGGATGAACCTGCGGATGTGTCTGTAGATAGATGACAGGATGAACCTGCGGATGTGTCTGTAGATGTACGTACCACAGACAGGATGAACCTGCGGATGTGTCTGTAGATGTACGTACCACAGACAGGATGAACCTGCGGATGTGTCTGTAGATGTACGTACCACAGACAGGATGAACCTGCGATGTGTCTGTAGATGTGTCTGAACCTAGATGTACGTACCACAGACAGGATGAACCTGCGGATGTGTCTGTAGATGTACGTACCACAGACAGGATGAACCTGCGGATGTGTCTGTAGATGTACGTACCACAGACAGGATGAACCTGCGGATGTGTCTGTAGATGTACGTACCACAGACAGGATGAACCTGCGGATGTGTCTGTAGATGTACGTACCACAGACAGGATGAACCTGCGGATGTGTCTGTAGATGTACATACCACAGACAGGATGAACCTGCGGATGTGTCTGTAGATGTACGTACCACAGACAGGATGAACCTGCGGATGTGTCTGTAGATGAACCTGCGGATGTGTCGTACCACAGACAGGATGAACCTGCGGATGTGTCTGTAGATGTACGTACCACAGACAGGATGAACCTGCGGATGTGTCTTAAGATGTACGTACCAGACAGGATGAACCTGCGGATGTGTCTGTAGATGTACATACCACAGACAGGATGAACCTGCGGATGTGTCTGTAGATGTACGTACCACAGACAGGATGAACCTGCGGATGTGTCTGTAGATGTACGTACCACAGACAGGATGAACCTGCGGATGTGTCTGTAGATAGGTAGGTGGATCATCTCCTGGACTGGGTTGAAGTCTGGATCGTTCAGGTTTCTCAGAAACCACAGGACCCCAGGCCTCAGCACCTGACCCAACACAGCAACTCATCAACACACTAACAATGCAGTCAATGAGAAGGTCTCCAATgtcaccctatatagtgcactgctttattTTTATAATAAGAAATGTTTTAAGGGGTTTTATGTATTTTATTAAGATAGGATAGTGACGAGGAGACAGGATAGTGACGAGGAGACAGGAAAGTTAGAAGAGTTTGCGAGTCAGAAGGGCAAGATTCGGATTCTAACCAACGCCCAAATCTGTTAGCACTAGGCTGTACGGCCCACAGAactaaccctatgggccctggtcaaaagtaccaCACTATAAAAGGgaaaagggtgtcatttgggtCTCAGCCCTGTCCCCTACCTCTCTCAGTAGGAGGATGAAGGATGCGAAGTAGAAGACGTAGACCATTCCCACCAGCCAGTGGAGGAACATGGTGGTGCCTGGAGCAGATTTAAAACTCAGCTCTCTGTCCTTTAGAGACGCATCAAACATCTCCTGCAGAACAGATGGAAgagaaacatgtttttatttaagaaagcagggaggagagagagagcaatgtttGATgataaagaggtagagagagacagggggggacaggtagagagagacaggggggacaggtagagagagacaggggggggacaggtagagagagacaggggggacaggtagagagagacaggggggacaggtagagagagacaggggggaggtagagagagacagggggtgtagagagagagacaggggggtgtagagagagacagggggtgtagagagagacaggggggtgtagagagagacagggggtggtagagagagacagggggggtagagagagaaaggggggggggtagagagagaaaggggggaggagagagagacaggggggaggtagagagagacaggggggaggtagagagagacagggggaggtagagagagacaggggggaggtagagagagacaggggggaggtagagagagacagggggaggtagagagagacagggggaggggtagagagagacggggggagaggtagagagagacggggggagaggtagagagagacggggggagaggtagagagagactggggggagagagagacagggagggtagagagagacaggggagggtagagagagacaggggggtaggaggtagtagagagagacagggggtaggaggtagagagagacagggggtaggaggtagagagagacagggggggtagagagacagggggtagagagacaggggggtagagagagacagggggggtagagagagacagggggaggtagagagagacagggggagagaggtagagagcaagAAGAGAGACAGATTAGGAAGAAAGAAGAGGCATGTCTGTACTAAAGAGCAGATGTCGAGCCACCAGCCACAGATGAGGGGGAAAACTCCTATCTCCACGACGACCAGCAAAgagacctggaacacacacacaccatgttaaacACACACATGACAACAGGGACTATGCAGGAAAACACAGACAATTCATAAATCATTCATTGATGTCAAAGGAAGATTTACATTTAAAGAAGTTGCGCTACAACCTTCATTTAGTTTTCCTCTTAACGTCAAGTAGTTCTACAccgagtgaacaaaacattaaggacaccttaaTATTACGTTgcacccctttttgccctcaaaaacagcctcaatttgttggggacatgaactctacaaggtgttgaaagtgatccacagggatgctggcccagttgactccaatgttgttacacagttgtgtcaagttggctggtggACTGttctttggggcggcagcgtagcctagtggttaaagcgttggactagttagtaaccgaaaggttgcaagatcgaatcccgagctgacaaggtacaaatctgtagttctgcccctgaacaaggcagttaacccactagtcagtcattgaaaataagaatttgttcttagctgacttgcctagttaaataaaggtaataaaatCTTGATAAACATGGGAAAGTGTTGAGTGGGGAATAAAACAGCAGTGTTGCTGGTCTTGAcactctactaccatacccctttcaaaagGAAAATCTCTTCACGCTCTGAATGGTAaacatacacaatcaatgtctcaacATTCTTCTTTTACACATCTCATCCCCTTCAtcttgaagtggatttaacaggtgacatcaataaggaatcatagtcTGTGTCATGGAAGGAGAAAGtgcgttcctaatgttttgtacgctcagtgtTTAATTTAATTCAGATTTACAGAAATAGATTTAAAACCTAGATTTAAAACCAAAATGTTACCTTGACAACAATATAGCAGACCCCTAGTAGACGGCGGGACCTCTGGAACCTGACCAGAGCCGCAAACCCCTGAGAGacaccagttaagaacaaacacaGGTTGACACGAGAACAAGAGTGAAATTGTAGAGTCAAGTTCAGGACAGGATCAACAgtccacaggaacagacagcGATTCTTTTCACTGGAGTTATTTTGTGTTATAAGCAGTTATAAAAGGAAATATCATTCtgaatgttttttttccccccacatccctgctcctcctcccaacatTAAGACACCTTATTCAGTCAATCACTATTTAAAACATTATAATAGGGCTTTGTCATCTGGACAGGCAAGGAAAGCTAGATGACTAACAATACTCTCTTTCATTTCTTGAACACTGCGCACCCAGGTCTCCAAGGTAAAACTGCATGGTCACAGGAAGTGATCGCCATCAGTAGGCGGAAGGATACGTGGCAGAGGATGAGCGTCATGGCCAGCAGGATGTACCCCACGATGGTCGTGATCAGGCCCTCGAAATGGGAAGCTTGAACCTAGAGAAGACACACACATTCAATATCATTCTGTGGTGGCAGAATTTGGGGTGAGCTGTTGTAACTTCTCCAGGGATATGTTCTGTGTTGGACTGTGATGTCATGCCTTTCATAGACTCCTGGTATGTCTGCAACCTAACACAAGGCCATTGCGCTCTGGGAATGGTTGCTTGTATAAAGAACTGTTATGTAAAACAATATGATAGTATTATTACCTCCCACTAAATAAGGGACATGGAACCATTTACTCTTGGAGTTCTTCCCTGTGAAATCAGAGATAGATCTCCCCTGCAGCCGATTGATTAAAGATCGTTCTATTACATCATAACAATAGTCACCGTCTTAATCTTTGGATCAAATTTTCCACAAAAATTCCATATCATTATACCTGTAAGTTTTGCTCAGAAAGGCAGGAGAAGTGTGACACAAACGTCTCCTTACATATTCCTCAAAGCCAAGTCCCACGACAGAGAAGTGACCAATGTGGTATGGACAGAACGCtggaagagagaacaagaagataTATCAAAGCTCCCAGGCTTATACTGAGCCCGACCACCGTACCAGGCTAGTTGGTTTTAAGAAGGGTATTACGCTAGAGAGAGTTTGTGTTCGTGTACTTACCGAACACCAGGATGAAGAGAGTGTTCAGAGACACAACCCAGAACACATGCTCCTGGAAGACGAGACAATGCAAAATGTCACGTCACTACTTTCTTGTGCTACTGCTTAGAAAACAAGACAACCCCTTCCTTCACTGCAATAACATCCCATATTAAGTCTGCTAATCATACTTTATACCAGGTGTGTTAATCATACCCTATACCAGGTGTGTTATTAATCATACCCCATACCAGGTGTGTTATTAATCATACCCCATACCAGGTGTGTTAATCATACACCATACCAGGTGTGTTAATCATACCCTATACCAGGTGTGTAAATATAACTCTATACCAGGTGTGTAAATATTACTCTATACCAGGTGTGTAAATATTACTCTATACCAGGTGTGTAAATATTACTCTTTACCAGGTGTGTAAATATTACTCTTTACCAGGTGTGTAAATATTAATTACTCTTTACCAGGTGTGTAAATATTACTCACTAAGAACACCAAGGAGCCATCCAGTCCAAGCAtctgaggggtggagagagacattaCGAGGTGATCGATGTAGTCATGGACAGTGTTGTGTCATGAAGTTGAGTCATGACAGATGTGTTGGAGATGCTGAAACTAAACCATTCTTACCCTCTCCCAGGTGAGCTCCTCTGCTGCTCTGTCCCATTCTAGAGCATTCCAGTTCATATCATCTAcatgtagacagagagacagaaacagagatgtagaaagagagaaagtgagagagataaGGATAGAGATTGATAGAgcgagaaagagatggagagaaagacattCTATAACTTAGTACTGCCGTTGTCCTATGTTACCCGTCAGCTGAGGGCTGGCCTGAGTCTCCTACCTTGAGCTCCATTGTTGGCGTCCGCATCTTCAGCCGCCGCTCCCTCTTCTTCATTGTCTAGTTCTGGCTCCTCCCCCTGTTCTGGGAGGCCGTCTGGGGGCTCTGGTTCTGCCTCGTTGTGAGCTGGAGGGGCGGCGGGGGCAGGGGGGACTGCAGGGGGGTCATCAGCTGCTCCCTGACCTGCACCTGCAGCCTGGGGGAGGAATGTGGATGGAGGGgctgtaagtgtgtgtgagatCTTGTGTGCGCATGTACGTGTTactttgtgtgcgtgtgttaccTCGTTGGGCTGTTGTCCGGCTGCGTTGGGCTGGGGCTGCTGGTGGTGCTCCAGCCACAGTGGGGGACCACCATGGACAATCTGCTCTCTTAACCACACCAGGCTGATGAAAGCACACAGCGAACACGTCACCACGAAACAGCCCTGTAGACAGTCCGCCAGCAGGTTCTCTCTaccaggagggggaggagagaaagacagatgaatGTTCTACAACACTGTGATTCAAAAAGGCATTCACATCTGAGTTCTTGTTGTAGGTTGGCAGGAATAATGCAACAATATCAAAAAGCTCTAAGAGCTTAAACAAGTGATGCCAGCAAGAGCAGTGTGAGGGTTTCTCTTTTTTATGATTACCTACAGTACTGGAAATGGAGAAAACATCTCAtatgaggagggggtgaggagttACAGAGTCTGATTGGCGAATGAGGAGGATATGACATCAGAACTCACGTGGAAAGCATGTCCAATGGCAGCGTCAGGAGCGAGCTCACGGAGCCGGTAAACAGACACTTGTAGATTCGACctgaagagaagagggagaccgAGAGGAGCTATGGGCATCATCTCACCATTGGAGGAAACACTGAAGAGAGATGTATATAAAGTACCACAATCCATTCTTGGTTAGGAGCACAGCTCCCTCTTAGAATCAATTGAACAACTAAAACATTAACTGACAACTGAAGCCAAATGTGTTTAGTTGGGGGCAGCCTGAGTAATTGTATGAGAAACCCTTATATTGTAGGTTTAAGATAAATGATTAAATAAATTCTACCTAGAAACGTAACcattaggggttagaggttatgtaGCATGAATAAGGagtaattaaaaataataaacacagcTCCAGgttggaggggggaagagaggaatgcATGTTTGTGCCTAACGAAAACAAAGAGGCTCCTTAACCTATGTTTGAACCGACCCGGCAAGAACTCTGTGGATATAAAATAAGACAGCAAGAGCCCCTCCAGGTTTTCCGTATCTGGGGGGGACTGGAAGTGTCTGCTAAGTGGTAATAAACTGTGGTGAGACTTCAGGAGATAATCCAGATATATTGTGTGTCATGTATGTGTGTTAGTGAGTTGGAATGAACTTTTGAAGCTGCTTTGTCCTGGTCGGAGAGGAGGGACATTTTAAAACCTATgacatcatatgtaatatataaaCTGATGTACATGGTACTATGATCAGGGCTCTCGAGAATAAATGATTTAAAGTGATTTAAATTGAATTGGTTAATCAACACATATAGGAATTATTAAATTCCTTTAACAATTGTAATCCTGAATGTTTTCCTCACAGTCCTAATAGAGTGGATAGTGTACAAACTACAGTAAGATGGCGCTGACAGATATGGTCGCCTCGCTTCCTTAGGAAACTacgcagtatttagtttttttatgtattatttcttacattgttaccccaggaaatttTAGGTCtaattacatacagccgggaagaactattggatataagagtgacatcaacttaccaacattacgaccaggaatacgactttcccaaagcaGATTCTCTGTTTgaaccaccacccaggacaatggatctaatcccagaagcCGACCCAAAACAATGTCGCCGCACAAGGGGCAGACAGagcggcctcctggtcaggctccgtagacgtgcACATCGCCCACCGCTCCAGAGTATactactcaccaatgtccagtctcttgacaacaagataGATAACATTAGAGCAAgtgttgccttccagagagaaatCCGAGATTgcaacattctctgtttcacagaaacatggctctcagGATATATTGTCGGAATCGgttcagccaccgggcttctccatgcatcgtGCCGACAGAGATCAACTCCTCTCTGGGAAGacgaagggcgggggtgtatgcttcatgattaacgactcatggtgtaatcataacataactcaagtccttctgcttacccgacctagaattccttacataTCAAATGCCGGCCATATTATCTCCCTAGATAATCTTGTGAGTTATCGTCAAAGCGGTGTACATTCCCCTTCAAGCAGGCACCAAGACAGCCCTCAACAAACTTcgctggactctatgtaaactggaaaccatatatcctgaggatgcatttattgtagctggggattttaacaaagcaaatttgagaacaaggctacaaTGTACCTAAATTCTAAAAGCATATTGATTGCACTACTCGTGGGTGTAATATACTCGaacactgctactctaacttccgcgatgcatacaaagcccccCCCGCACTCCCTTTGGCTAATCCGACCACGACGCCATCTTGCTCCTGCCGTCTTAAAGGCAGAAACTcaaaacaggatgtaccagtgactagaaccattcaacgctggtctgaccaatcggaatcaaagcttcaagattgttttgatcacgcggactgggatatgtacCGGTCAGCCTCAGATAACAACATCGATCTGTatgctgactcggtgagtgagtttataaagaagtgcattggagagGTTGTACCcattgtgactattaaaacctaccctaaccagaaaccgtggatggacGGCAGCATTCACACAAACCACCACATTTAAACACAGAAAGAGatctgggaatatggctgaatataaacagtgtagtaatgccctccacaaggcaatcaaacaagcaaaattcCGGGACAGGGACGAAGTGGAGTcgtaattcaacggctcagacacgagacgtatgtggcagacTCTACACGAAATTACGGACTATAAAAAGAAAAGCAGCCAGGTCACGGACACCAacgtcacgcttccagacaaactaaacaccttctttgcccgctttgagaatAATACAGTGCGATCAAGTTTGCAGactacacaacagtagtgggcatgattaccaacaacgagacCGCTtacaaggaggaggagagggccctcggagtgtggtgtcaggaaaacaacctctcacacaacataaaaaaaaaacaaaggagatgatcgtggacttcaggaaacagcagagggagcaccccctatccacatcgaacaggcagcagtggagaaggtgtaaagttttaagttcctcagcgtacacgtcacagacaaactgaaatggtccacccacacagacagtgtggtgaagaaggagcaACAGCAATGTTACAGTACCTGGTGTCTCTCTGGAAGTAGATCCTCAccctgagcttgtctactttattgtccagagactgaacattagcgagtaatatacatttacatttacatttaagtctgcCGGCAGCGTCTTGGAGCAGGCTCTGGAAAAAGTTAAATTGCCCTGGGgagtacgaacaaaggatccaattccggaaagtcgtattcctggtggTAATGCTGGTGCGTTACCAGCAGTAGTTACCGCTCttatatccaaaagttatttctggctgtatgtaataacacaaaaaacatcctgggctaataatgtaagaaataacacacaacaacaagaaataacacaacatcaaaaaatactgcaaagtagcttaggagctagaagcagagctgccatggcTGTCGGCCCATCTTTTTAACAATGGTGTGCTTTATGACCATGCAGACGCCTCAGTGGTTgagtaggctgtttggagtgtttatccaaccggattgaaaaaataaaaatggtgCTGCCCTCCCCCCCAAACGTTGCTTCCGGACAAGTCTCTTGCAAGGACTTAAGCAAGGATttaaacccgatctaacatctctggagagacctgcaaatagctatgcagcgacgCGCCCTAttcaacctgatagagcttgagaggacctgcagagaagaatgggagaaactccccaaatacaggtgtgccaagtttgtagcatcatacccaagaagactcaaggctgtaattgctgcttcaacaaagtactgagtaaagggggtctgaatacctatgaaaaaaataaaaaaacgttgttgctttgtcattatggcgtggtgtgtgtagattgatgagaacatgcggtttgttgctaaccttactttgctacctgcctAACTTCACCGTTTAAATTTTTTAATtacctcgctcgctcgctcaacTTCTTCACCCCGGATGCTTTATCTCGACGTGAttcatcaggacctccaacagccgaagctaagtagtaacattaacattatgCCTTCCAATTGGAGTTGCTGTACTCACAATATACAGGAGAATGatcgcaatcgttaggcaagggtaatttaagTGTCGGAAATGATGAAACAGCATCTGTGCCACCAATAAGTACAGATaatagtataaatcccctcgcacggtccccgcagccggacaattttctcatggcttctggaaggaaatgctgtaggaatgctcaaccggtgtcgctcattcagctgacagaaactttcaaccggttctccccattaaaagcagcgagtcggagtcagagccttctctggtctcaaCTCCTCCCGTTACAGGGTCTGAGAAGCAGAAGCCTCCCACCGTTGGCTCTGACAAATTGAACACCCTGGTCATTAgcgactccattacccgtagTATTACACTTCAAAATAaccatccagcgatcatacactgtttaccagggggcagggctacggACGTTAAGGcaaatctgaagatggtgctggctaaggctaaaactggcgagtgtagagtatagggatattgttatccacatcGGCACCAATGAttttaggatgaaacagtcaggggtcaccaagcgcaacatagcttcagcgtgtaaatcagctagaaagagtAACTGTCGAGTAactgtctctggccccctctcagttagggggagtgaggagctctacagcagagtctcacagctcaatcgctggttgaaaactgttttttagaatttgtagataattggccctctttctgggactcaactacaaacaggaccaagcctggcctgctgaggagtgacggactccatcctagctggaggggtgctctcatcttatctacggacatagacagggctcttactctcctagctccacaatgaaatttGGTGCAGGCTAGGCAGCAGGCGGTAAGCCAGCCTGctagcttagtggagtctgccactagcacagtcagtgtagtcagctcagctatccccattgagaccatgtctgtgcctcgatctaggtcgggcaaaactaaacatggcagtgTTCGCTTGAGCAATCTCACTGTTATAAAGACATTCTCCATTCCTGTTCTTATTgcaagagattgtgatatctcacatctcaaaacagggctacttaatgttagatccctcacttccaaggcagttatagtcaaactaatcactgatcataatcttaatgtgattggcctgactgaaacctCTTCatactctaggggcagtatttcattttcggataaaaagacgtgccagttttaagcgcaatattttgtcacaaaaagatgctctactatgcatggaattgatagctttggaaagaaaactgacgtttccagaactgcaaagatattcACTGTGAGTGCCCGAGAACAGaagcttcaggcaaaaccaagatgaaactgcaaccaggaaatgaacaggatttctgaggctctgtttttcattatctccttatatggctgtgaatgcaacaggaatgagcctgccctttctatcgtttccccaaggggtctgcagcattgtgacgtatttgcaggcatatcattggaagattgaccataagagactacatttgccaagtgtcttgcgtggaaattggtgcgcaaaactcagctgctggtatttttccatgggattctGAGACAAAAGCATGCTTCCACGAACGGcatatcaatgaagagatatgtgacaaaacaccttgaggattgattcaaacaacgtttgccatgtttcggtcgatattatggagttaattcggaaaaaagttcgacgttttggtcactgaattttcggttagtttcggtagccaaatgtgatgtacaaaacggagcaatttgtcctacacaaagaatctttcaggaaaaaactgaacatctgctatgtaactgagagtctcctcattgaaaacatttgaagttcttcaaaggtaaattattttatttgattgcttttctggtttttgtgaaaatgttgcgtgctaaatgctatgctaaatggtatgctagctatcaatactcttacacaaatgattgattttctatggttcaaaagcatattttgaaaatctgagatgacagtgttgttaagaaaaggctaagcttgagaacaggcatatttatttcatttcatttgcgatttttagaaatcgttaaCGTTGCGTTTTGGTAATGAGCCTGAGGGTGTAgttacgatcccggatccgggatggctaagAT is a genomic window of Oncorhynchus gorbuscha isolate QuinsamMale2020 ecotype Even-year linkage group LG12, OgorEven_v1.0, whole genome shotgun sequence containing:
- the LOC123991233 gene encoding E3 ubiquitin-protein ligase MARCHF6 isoform X1 gives rise to the protein METADEADICRVCRSEGTPDKPLYHPCVCTGSIKFIHQECLVQWLKHSRKEYCELCKHRFAFTPIYSPDMPPRLPIQDICAGLLTSVGTAIRYWFHYTLVAFAWLGVVPLTACRIYKCLFTGSVSSLLTLPLDMLSTENLLADCLQGCFVVTCSLCAFISLVWLREQIVHGGPPLWLEHHQQPQPNAAGQQPNEAAGAGQGAADDPPAVPPAPAAPPAHNEAEPEPPDGLPEQGEEPELDNEEEGAAAEDADANNGAQDDMNWNALEWDRAAEELTWERMLGLDGSLVFLEHVFWVVSLNTLFILVFAFCPYHIGHFSVVGLGFEEYVQASHFEGLITTIVGYILLAMTLILCHGFAALVRFQRSRRLLGVCYIVVKVSLLVVVEIGVFPLICGWWLDICSLEMFDASLKDRELSFKSAPGTTMFLHWLVGMVYVFYFASFILLLREVLRPGVLWFLRNLNDPDFNPVQEMIHLPIYRHIRRFILSVVRTSTDTSAGSSCLWYVHLQTHPQVHPVCGMYIYRHIRRFILSGTYILRHIRRFILSVVRTSTDTSAGSSCLWYVHLQTHPQVHPVCGMYIYRHIRRFILSVVRTSTDTSAGSSCLWYVHLQTHPQVHPVCGTYIYRHIRRFILSVVRTSTDTSAGSSCLWYVHLQTHPQVHPVCGTYIYRHIRRFILSVVRTSTDTSAGSSCLWYVHLQTHPQVHPVCGTYIYRHIRRFILSVVRTSTDTSAGSSCLWYVHLQTHPQVHPVCGTYIYRHIRRFILSVVVFGSIVLLMLWLPIRMIKVFLPAFLPYNVLLYSDAPVSELSLELLLLQVVLPALLEQGHTRQWLKGLVRTWTVSAGYLLDLHSYLLGEQEDNEANQPVNNNNNPAPGHHNNNPAHVVGEGLHAAHQAILQQGGPIGFQPYQRPLRFPFRIVLLIGFMCVTLLVASLVCLTLPVFAGRWLMSFWTGSSKIHELYTAACGLYVCWLSIRGATVLLAWMPQGRTIIMIKVQEWTLMILKTLVVALLVAGVIPLLLGLLFELVIVAPLRVPLDQTPLFYPWQDWALGVLHAKIIAAITLMGPQWWLKSVIEQVYANGIRNIDLHFIIRKLAAPVISVLLLSLCVPYVIAAGVVPTVGVTPEMQILIQRRIYPFLLMVVSIIGILSFQIRQFKRLYEHIKNDKYLVGQRLVNYERKARGASSVPPPNPIPE
- the LOC123991233 gene encoding E3 ubiquitin-protein ligase MARCHF6 isoform X2; the encoded protein is METADEADICRVCRSEGTPDKPLYHPCVCTGSIKFIHQECLVQWLKHSRKEYCELCKHRFAFTPIYSPDMPPRLPIQDICAGLLTSVGTAIRYWFHYTLVAFAWLGVVPLTACRIYKCLFTGSVSSLLTLPLDMLSTENLLADCLQGCFVVTCSLCAFISLVWLREQIVHGGPPLWLEHHQQPQPNAAGQQPNEAAGAGQGAADDPPAVPPAPAAPPAHNEAEPEPPDGLPEQGEEPELDNEEEGAAAEDADANNGAQDDMNWNALEWDRAAEELTWERMLGLDGSLVFLEHVFWVVSLNTLFILVFAFCPYHIGHFSVVGLGFEEYVQASHFEGLITTIVGYILLAMTLILCHGFAALVRFQRSRRLLGVCYIVVKVSLLVVVEIGVFPLICGWWLDICSLEMFDASLKDRELSFKSAPGTTMFLHWLVGMVYVFYFASFILLLREVLRPGVLWFLRNLNDPDFNPVQEMIHLPIYRHIRRFILSVVRTSTDTSAGSSCLWYVHLQTHPQVHPVCGMYIYRHIRRFILSGTYILRHIRRFILSVVRTSTDTSAGSSCLWYVHLQTHPQVHPVCGMYIYRHIRRFILSVVRTSTDTSAGSSCLWYVHLQTHPQVHPVCGTYIYRHIRRFILSVVRTSTDTSAGSSCLWYVHLQTHPQVHPVCGTYIYRHIRRFILSVVRTSTDTSAGSSCLWYVHLQTHPQVHPVCGTYIYRHIRRFILSVVRTSTDTSAGSSCLWYVHLQTHPQVHPVCGTYIYRHIRRFILSVVVFGSIVLLMLWLPIRMIKVFLPAFLPYNVLLYSDAPVSELSLELLLLQVVLPALLEQGHTRQWLKGLVRTWTVSAGYLLDLHSYLLGEQEDNEANQPVNNNNNPAPGHHNNNPAHVVGEGLHAAHQAILQQGGPIGFQPYQRPLRFPFRIVLLIGFMCVTLLVASLVCLTLPVFAGRWLMSFWTGSSKIHELYTAACGLYVCWLSIRGATVLLAWMPQGRTIIMIKVQEWTLMILKTLVVALLVAGVIPLLLGLLFELVIVAPLRVPLDQTPLFYPWQDWALGVLHAKIIAAITLMGPQWWLKSVIEQVYANGIRNIDLHFIIRKLAAPVISVLLLSLCVPYVIAAGVVPTVGVTPEMQILIQRRIYPFLLMVVSIIGILSFQIRQFKRLYEHIKNDKYLVGQRLVNYERKARGASSVPPPNPIPE